One window of Lemur catta isolate mLemCat1 chromosome 3, mLemCat1.pri, whole genome shotgun sequence genomic DNA carries:
- the RORC gene encoding nuclear receptor ROR-gamma isoform X4 — translation MLEKLCLEPAIQGVATVKFGRMSKKQRDSLHAEVQKQLQQQQQQEQAAKTPPAGGQGADTPTYTLGLPDGQLPLGSSPDLPEASACPPGLLRASGSGPSYSNNLAKVGLNGASYHLEYSPERGKAEGRESFYGPGSQLSPDRRGLHFEESRHPGLGEPRQGPDGYCSPSFCSTPEAPYASLTEIEHLVQNVCKSYRETCQLRLEDLLQQRSNIFSREEVTSYQRKSMWEMWERCAHRLTEAIQYVVEFAKRLSGFMELCQNDQIVLLKAGAMEVVLVRMCRAYNADNHTVFFEGKYGGTELFRALGCSELINSIFDFSRSLSALRLSEDEIALYTALVLINANRPGLQEKRKVEQLQYNLELAFHHHLCKTHRQGIPAKLPSKGKLRSLCSQHVEKLQIFQHLHPIVVQAAFPPLYKELFSTEIESPEGLSK, via the exons ATGCTGGAGAAGCTGTGCTTGGAGCCGGCTATTCAGGGAGTAGCAA CTGTCAAATTCGGCCGCATGTCCAAGAAGCAGAGGGACAGCCTGCATGCAGAAGTGCAGAAAcaactgcagcagcagcagcagcaggaacaaGCAGCCAAGACCCCTCCAGCAGGGGGCCAAGGCGCAGACACACCCACCTACACCTTGGGGCTCCCAGATGGGCAGCTGCCCCTGGGCTCCTCTCCTGACCTGCCCGAGGCCTCTGCCTGTCCCCCTGGCCTCCTCAGAGCCTCGGGCTCTGGGCCCTCATATTCCAATAACTTGGCCAAGGTGGGACTGAACGGGGCCTCATACCACCTTGAATACAGCCCTGAGCGGGGCAAGGCTGAGGGCAGAGAGAGCTTCTATGGCCCAGGCAGCCAGCTGAGCCCTGACAGACGTGGACTTCACTTTGAGGAATCCAGGCATCCTGGGCTTGGGGAGCCAAGACAGGGCCCAGATGGCTACTGCAGCCCCAGTTTCTGCAGCACACCAGAGGCGCCTTATGCCTCCCTGACGGAGATAG AGCACCTGGTGCAGAACGTCTGTAAGTCCTACCGAGAAACGTGTCAGCTGCGGCTGGAAGACCTGCTGCAGCAGCGCTCCAACATCTTCTCCCGGGAGGAGGTGACTAGCTACCAGAGGAAG TCAATGTGGGAGATGTGGGAACGCTGTGCCCACCGCCTCACCGAGGCCATTCAGTATGTGGTGGAGTTTGCGAAGAGGCTCTCAGGCTTTATGGAGCTGTGCCAGAATGACCAGATCGTGCTACTCAAAGCAG GAGCAATGGAAGTGGTGCTGGTTAGGATGTGCCGGGCCTACAACGCTGACAACCACACAGTCTTTTTCGAAGGCAAATACGGTGGCACGGAGCTGTTCCGAGCcctgg GCTGCAGCGAGCTTATCAACTCCATCTTTGATTTCTCCCGCTCCCTAAGTGCCTTGCGCTTGTCCGAGGACGAGATTGCCCTCTACACAGCCCTTGTTCTCATCAATGCCA ACCGGCCAGGGctccaagagaaaaggaaagtagAACAGCTGCAGTACAATCTGGAGCTGGCCTTTCATCACCATCTCTGCAAGACTCATCGCCAAGGCATCCCGGCAAAG CTGCCATCCAAGGGGAAGCTTCGGAGCCTGTGTAGCCAGCACGTGGAAAAGCTGCAGATCTTCCAGCACCTCCACCCCATCGTGGTCCAAGCCGCTTTCCCCCCACTCTACAAGGAACTCTTCAGCACTGAAATCGAGTCCCCCGAGGGGCTGTCCAAGTGA
- the RORC gene encoding nuclear receptor ROR-gamma isoform X1 — protein sequence MDRAPQREYRASRELLAAKKTHTSQIEVIPCKICGDKSSGIHYGVITCEGCKGFFRRSQHCNVAYSCTRQQNCPIDRTSRNRCQHCRLQKCLALGMSRDAVKFGRMSKKQRDSLHAEVQKQLQQQQQQEQAAKTPPAGGQGADTPTYTLGLPDGQLPLGSSPDLPEASACPPGLLRASGSGPSYSNNLAKVGLNGASYHLEYSPERGKAEGRESFYGPGSQLSPDRRGLHFEESRHPGLGEPRQGPDGYCSPSFCSTPEAPYASLTEIEHLVQNVCKSYRETCQLRLEDLLQQRSNIFSREEVTSYQRKSMWEMWERCAHRLTEAIQYVVEFAKRLSGFMELCQNDQIVLLKAGAMEVVLVRMCRAYNADNHTVFFEGKYGGTELFRALGCSELINSIFDFSRSLSALRLSEDEIALYTALVLINANRPGLQEKRKVEQLQYNLELAFHHHLCKTHRQGIPAKLPSKGKLRSLCSQHVEKLQIFQHLHPIVVQAAFPPLYKELFSTEIESPEGLSK from the exons ATGGACAGGGCCCCACAGAGAGAGTACCGAGCCTCGCGGG AGCTGCTGGCCGCAAAGAAGACCCACACCT caCAAATTGAAGTGATCCCTTGCAAAATCTGTGGGGACAAGTCATCTGGGATCCACTACGGGGTTATCACCTGCGAAGGGTGCAAG GGTTTCTTCCGCCGGAGCCAGCACTGTAACGTGGCCTACTCCTGTACCCGTCAGCAGAACTGCCCCATCGACCGCACTAGCCGAAACCGGTGCCAGCATTGCCGCCTGCAGAAATGCCTGGCGCTGGGCATGTCCCGAGATG CTGTCAAATTCGGCCGCATGTCCAAGAAGCAGAGGGACAGCCTGCATGCAGAAGTGCAGAAAcaactgcagcagcagcagcagcaggaacaaGCAGCCAAGACCCCTCCAGCAGGGGGCCAAGGCGCAGACACACCCACCTACACCTTGGGGCTCCCAGATGGGCAGCTGCCCCTGGGCTCCTCTCCTGACCTGCCCGAGGCCTCTGCCTGTCCCCCTGGCCTCCTCAGAGCCTCGGGCTCTGGGCCCTCATATTCCAATAACTTGGCCAAGGTGGGACTGAACGGGGCCTCATACCACCTTGAATACAGCCCTGAGCGGGGCAAGGCTGAGGGCAGAGAGAGCTTCTATGGCCCAGGCAGCCAGCTGAGCCCTGACAGACGTGGACTTCACTTTGAGGAATCCAGGCATCCTGGGCTTGGGGAGCCAAGACAGGGCCCAGATGGCTACTGCAGCCCCAGTTTCTGCAGCACACCAGAGGCGCCTTATGCCTCCCTGACGGAGATAG AGCACCTGGTGCAGAACGTCTGTAAGTCCTACCGAGAAACGTGTCAGCTGCGGCTGGAAGACCTGCTGCAGCAGCGCTCCAACATCTTCTCCCGGGAGGAGGTGACTAGCTACCAGAGGAAG TCAATGTGGGAGATGTGGGAACGCTGTGCCCACCGCCTCACCGAGGCCATTCAGTATGTGGTGGAGTTTGCGAAGAGGCTCTCAGGCTTTATGGAGCTGTGCCAGAATGACCAGATCGTGCTACTCAAAGCAG GAGCAATGGAAGTGGTGCTGGTTAGGATGTGCCGGGCCTACAACGCTGACAACCACACAGTCTTTTTCGAAGGCAAATACGGTGGCACGGAGCTGTTCCGAGCcctgg GCTGCAGCGAGCTTATCAACTCCATCTTTGATTTCTCCCGCTCCCTAAGTGCCTTGCGCTTGTCCGAGGACGAGATTGCCCTCTACACAGCCCTTGTTCTCATCAATGCCA ACCGGCCAGGGctccaagagaaaaggaaagtagAACAGCTGCAGTACAATCTGGAGCTGGCCTTTCATCACCATCTCTGCAAGACTCATCGCCAAGGCATCCCGGCAAAG CTGCCATCCAAGGGGAAGCTTCGGAGCCTGTGTAGCCAGCACGTGGAAAAGCTGCAGATCTTCCAGCACCTCCACCCCATCGTGGTCCAAGCCGCTTTCCCCCCACTCTACAAGGAACTCTTCAGCACTGAAATCGAGTCCCCCGAGGGGCTGTCCAAGTGA
- the LINGO4 gene encoding leucine-rich repeat and immunoglobulin-like domain-containing nogo receptor-interacting protein 4, with the protein MDVATAPKQAWTPWCPLLFLLLLPGGSSGSCPAVCDCSSQPRAVLCAHRRLEAVPGGLPLDTELLDLSGNHLWGLQRGMLSRLSLLQELDLSYNQLSTLEPGAFHGLQSLLTLRLQGNRLRIMGPGVFSGLSALTLLDLRFNQIVLFLDGAFGELGNLQQLEVGDNHLVFVAPGAFAGLAKLSTLTLERCNLSTVPGLALARLPALVALRLRELDIGRLPAGALRGLGQLKELEIHHWPSLEALDPGSLVGLNLSSLAITRCNLSSVPFQALHHLSFLRVLDLSQNPISAIPARRLSPLVRLQELRLSGACLTSIAAQAFHGLTAFHLLDVADNALQTLEETAFPSPNKLATLRLSGNPLTCDCRLLWLLRLRHHLDFGTSPPACAGPQHVQGKSLREFSDILPPGHFTCKPALIRKSGPRWVIAEEGGHAVFSCSGDGDPAPTVSWMRPQGAWLGRAGRVRVLEDGTLEIRSVQLRDRGAYVCVVSNVAGNDSLRTWLEVIQVEPPNGSLSDLNITVPGIPGPFFLDSRGLAMVLAVGFLPFLTSVTLCFGLIALWSKGKGRVKHHMTFDFVAPRPSGDKNSGGNRVTAKLF; encoded by the coding sequence ATGGATGTGGCCACAGCTCCAAAGCAGGCCTGGACCCCGTGGTGCCCCCTCCTtttcctgctcctcctgcccgGAGGGAGCAGTGGCAGCTGCCCTGCTGTGTGTGACTGTAGCTCCCAGCCCCGGGCAGTGCTCTGTGCTCACAGGCGACTGGAGGCTGTACCTGGGGGACTCCCGCTGGACACTGAGCTCCTGGACCTGAGTGGGAACCACCTGTGGGGGCTTCAGCGGGGAATGCTCTCCCGCCTGAGCCTGCTCCAGGAACTGGACCTCAGCTACAACCAGCTCTCCACCCTGGAGCCCGGGGCCTTCCACGGCCTGCAAAGCCTACTGACCCTGAGGCTGCAGGGCAATCGGCTCAGAATCATGGGGCCTGGGGTCTTCTCAGGCCTGTCTGCCCTGACACTGTTGGACCTCCGCTTCAACCAGATTGTCCTTTTCCTAGATGGAGCTTTTGGGGAGCTAGGCAACCTCCAGCAGCTGGAGGTTGGGGACAACCACCTGGTGTTTGTGGCTCCAGGAGCCTTTGCAGGGCTGGCCAAGCTGAGCACCCTCACCCTGGAGCGCTGCAacctcagcacagtgcctggtctGGCCCTCGCCCGTCTCCCAGCACTAGTGGCCCTTAGGCTTCGAGAGCTGGATATTGGGAGGCTGCCAGCTGGGGCGTTACGAGGGCTGGGGCAGCTGAAGGAGCTGGAGATCCACCACTGGCCATCTCTGGAGGCTCTGGACCCTGGGAGCCTGGTTGGGCTCAATCTCAGCAGCCTCGCCATCACTCGCTGCAACTTGAGCTCGGTGCCCTTCCAAGCACTGCACCACCTGAGCTTCCTCAGAGTCCTGGATCTCTCTCAGAACCCTATCTCAGCCATCCCAGCCCGAAGACTCAGCCCCCTGGTGCGACTCCAGGAGTTACGACTGTCAGGGGCGTGCCTCACCTCCATTGCTGCCCAGGCCTTCCATGGCTTGACTGCCTTCCACCTCCTGGATGTGGCAGACAATGCCCTTCAGACACTAGAGGAAACAGCCTTCCCTTCTCCAAACAAACTGGCCACCCTGAGGCTGTCTGGCAACCCCCTAACCTGTGACTGCCGCCTCCTCTGGCTGCTCCGGCTCCGCCACCACCTGGACTTTGGCACATCCCCTCCTGCCTGTGCTGGCCCCCAGCATGTCCAGGGGAAGAGCCTGAGGGAGTTTTCAGACATCCTACCTCCAGGGCACTTCACTTGCAAACCAGCCCTGATCCGAAAGTCAGGGCCTCGATGGGTCATTGCAGAGGAGGGGGGGCATGCCGTTTTCTCCTGCTCTGGAGATGGAGACCCAGCCCCCACTGTCTCCTGGATGAGGCCTCAGGGGGCTTggctgggaagggctgggagagTAAGGGTCCTAGAGGATGGGACACTAGAGATTCGCTCCGTGCAACTGCGGGACAGAGGGGCCTATGTGTGTGTGGTCAGCAACGTAGCTGGGAATGACTCCCTGAGGACCTGGCTGGAAGTAATCCAAGTTGAACCACCAAATGGCTCCCTCTCCGACCTCAACATCACCGTGCCAGGGATCCCAGGGCCCTTCTTTCTAGATAGCAGAGGCCTGGCTATGGTGCTGGCTGTcggcttcctccccttcctcacctCAGTGACCCTCTGCTTTGGCCTGATTGCCCTCTGGAGCAAGGGCAAGGGCCGGGTCAAACATCACATGACCTTCGACTTTGTGGCACCTCGGCCCTCTGGGGATAAAAACTCTGGGGGTAACCGGGTCACTGCCAAGCTCTTCTGA
- the RORC gene encoding nuclear receptor ROR-gamma isoform X2, which yields MDRAPQREYRASRELLAAKKTHTSQIEVIPCKICGDKSSGIHYGVITCEGCKGFFRRSQHCNVAYSCTRQQNCPIDRTSRNRCQHCRLQKCLALGMSRDAVKFGRMSKKQRDSLHAEVQKQLQQQQQQEQAAKTPPAGGQGADTPTYTLGLPDGQLPLGSSPDLPEASACPPGLLRASGSGPSYSNNLAKVGLNGASYHLEYSPERGKAEGRESFYGPGSQLSPDRRGLHFEESRHPGLGEPRQGPDGYCSPSFCSTPEAPYASLTEIEHLVQNVCKSYRETCQLRLEDLLQQRSNIFSREEVTSYQRKSMWEMWERCAHRLTEAIQYVVEFAKRLSGFMELCQNDQIVLLKAGAMEVVLVRMCRAYNADNHTVFFEGCSELINSIFDFSRSLSALRLSEDEIALYTALVLINANRPGLQEKRKVEQLQYNLELAFHHHLCKTHRQGIPAKLPSKGKLRSLCSQHVEKLQIFQHLHPIVVQAAFPPLYKELFSTEIESPEGLSK from the exons ATGGACAGGGCCCCACAGAGAGAGTACCGAGCCTCGCGGG AGCTGCTGGCCGCAAAGAAGACCCACACCT caCAAATTGAAGTGATCCCTTGCAAAATCTGTGGGGACAAGTCATCTGGGATCCACTACGGGGTTATCACCTGCGAAGGGTGCAAG GGTTTCTTCCGCCGGAGCCAGCACTGTAACGTGGCCTACTCCTGTACCCGTCAGCAGAACTGCCCCATCGACCGCACTAGCCGAAACCGGTGCCAGCATTGCCGCCTGCAGAAATGCCTGGCGCTGGGCATGTCCCGAGATG CTGTCAAATTCGGCCGCATGTCCAAGAAGCAGAGGGACAGCCTGCATGCAGAAGTGCAGAAAcaactgcagcagcagcagcagcaggaacaaGCAGCCAAGACCCCTCCAGCAGGGGGCCAAGGCGCAGACACACCCACCTACACCTTGGGGCTCCCAGATGGGCAGCTGCCCCTGGGCTCCTCTCCTGACCTGCCCGAGGCCTCTGCCTGTCCCCCTGGCCTCCTCAGAGCCTCGGGCTCTGGGCCCTCATATTCCAATAACTTGGCCAAGGTGGGACTGAACGGGGCCTCATACCACCTTGAATACAGCCCTGAGCGGGGCAAGGCTGAGGGCAGAGAGAGCTTCTATGGCCCAGGCAGCCAGCTGAGCCCTGACAGACGTGGACTTCACTTTGAGGAATCCAGGCATCCTGGGCTTGGGGAGCCAAGACAGGGCCCAGATGGCTACTGCAGCCCCAGTTTCTGCAGCACACCAGAGGCGCCTTATGCCTCCCTGACGGAGATAG AGCACCTGGTGCAGAACGTCTGTAAGTCCTACCGAGAAACGTGTCAGCTGCGGCTGGAAGACCTGCTGCAGCAGCGCTCCAACATCTTCTCCCGGGAGGAGGTGACTAGCTACCAGAGGAAG TCAATGTGGGAGATGTGGGAACGCTGTGCCCACCGCCTCACCGAGGCCATTCAGTATGTGGTGGAGTTTGCGAAGAGGCTCTCAGGCTTTATGGAGCTGTGCCAGAATGACCAGATCGTGCTACTCAAAGCAG GAGCAATGGAAGTGGTGCTGGTTAGGATGTGCCGGGCCTACAACGCTGACAACCACACAGTCTTTTTCGAAG GCTGCAGCGAGCTTATCAACTCCATCTTTGATTTCTCCCGCTCCCTAAGTGCCTTGCGCTTGTCCGAGGACGAGATTGCCCTCTACACAGCCCTTGTTCTCATCAATGCCA ACCGGCCAGGGctccaagagaaaaggaaagtagAACAGCTGCAGTACAATCTGGAGCTGGCCTTTCATCACCATCTCTGCAAGACTCATCGCCAAGGCATCCCGGCAAAG CTGCCATCCAAGGGGAAGCTTCGGAGCCTGTGTAGCCAGCACGTGGAAAAGCTGCAGATCTTCCAGCACCTCCACCCCATCGTGGTCCAAGCCGCTTTCCCCCCACTCTACAAGGAACTCTTCAGCACTGAAATCGAGTCCCCCGAGGGGCTGTCCAAGTGA
- the RORC gene encoding nuclear receptor ROR-gamma isoform X3, translated as MRTQIEVIPCKICGDKSSGIHYGVITCEGCKGFFRRSQHCNVAYSCTRQQNCPIDRTSRNRCQHCRLQKCLALGMSRDAVKFGRMSKKQRDSLHAEVQKQLQQQQQQEQAAKTPPAGGQGADTPTYTLGLPDGQLPLGSSPDLPEASACPPGLLRASGSGPSYSNNLAKVGLNGASYHLEYSPERGKAEGRESFYGPGSQLSPDRRGLHFEESRHPGLGEPRQGPDGYCSPSFCSTPEAPYASLTEIEHLVQNVCKSYRETCQLRLEDLLQQRSNIFSREEVTSYQRKSMWEMWERCAHRLTEAIQYVVEFAKRLSGFMELCQNDQIVLLKAGAMEVVLVRMCRAYNADNHTVFFEGKYGGTELFRALGCSELINSIFDFSRSLSALRLSEDEIALYTALVLINANRPGLQEKRKVEQLQYNLELAFHHHLCKTHRQGIPAKLPSKGKLRSLCSQHVEKLQIFQHLHPIVVQAAFPPLYKELFSTEIESPEGLSK; from the exons ATGAGAA caCAAATTGAAGTGATCCCTTGCAAAATCTGTGGGGACAAGTCATCTGGGATCCACTACGGGGTTATCACCTGCGAAGGGTGCAAG GGTTTCTTCCGCCGGAGCCAGCACTGTAACGTGGCCTACTCCTGTACCCGTCAGCAGAACTGCCCCATCGACCGCACTAGCCGAAACCGGTGCCAGCATTGCCGCCTGCAGAAATGCCTGGCGCTGGGCATGTCCCGAGATG CTGTCAAATTCGGCCGCATGTCCAAGAAGCAGAGGGACAGCCTGCATGCAGAAGTGCAGAAAcaactgcagcagcagcagcagcaggaacaaGCAGCCAAGACCCCTCCAGCAGGGGGCCAAGGCGCAGACACACCCACCTACACCTTGGGGCTCCCAGATGGGCAGCTGCCCCTGGGCTCCTCTCCTGACCTGCCCGAGGCCTCTGCCTGTCCCCCTGGCCTCCTCAGAGCCTCGGGCTCTGGGCCCTCATATTCCAATAACTTGGCCAAGGTGGGACTGAACGGGGCCTCATACCACCTTGAATACAGCCCTGAGCGGGGCAAGGCTGAGGGCAGAGAGAGCTTCTATGGCCCAGGCAGCCAGCTGAGCCCTGACAGACGTGGACTTCACTTTGAGGAATCCAGGCATCCTGGGCTTGGGGAGCCAAGACAGGGCCCAGATGGCTACTGCAGCCCCAGTTTCTGCAGCACACCAGAGGCGCCTTATGCCTCCCTGACGGAGATAG AGCACCTGGTGCAGAACGTCTGTAAGTCCTACCGAGAAACGTGTCAGCTGCGGCTGGAAGACCTGCTGCAGCAGCGCTCCAACATCTTCTCCCGGGAGGAGGTGACTAGCTACCAGAGGAAG TCAATGTGGGAGATGTGGGAACGCTGTGCCCACCGCCTCACCGAGGCCATTCAGTATGTGGTGGAGTTTGCGAAGAGGCTCTCAGGCTTTATGGAGCTGTGCCAGAATGACCAGATCGTGCTACTCAAAGCAG GAGCAATGGAAGTGGTGCTGGTTAGGATGTGCCGGGCCTACAACGCTGACAACCACACAGTCTTTTTCGAAGGCAAATACGGTGGCACGGAGCTGTTCCGAGCcctgg GCTGCAGCGAGCTTATCAACTCCATCTTTGATTTCTCCCGCTCCCTAAGTGCCTTGCGCTTGTCCGAGGACGAGATTGCCCTCTACACAGCCCTTGTTCTCATCAATGCCA ACCGGCCAGGGctccaagagaaaaggaaagtagAACAGCTGCAGTACAATCTGGAGCTGGCCTTTCATCACCATCTCTGCAAGACTCATCGCCAAGGCATCCCGGCAAAG CTGCCATCCAAGGGGAAGCTTCGGAGCCTGTGTAGCCAGCACGTGGAAAAGCTGCAGATCTTCCAGCACCTCCACCCCATCGTGGTCCAAGCCGCTTTCCCCCCACTCTACAAGGAACTCTTCAGCACTGAAATCGAGTCCCCCGAGGGGCTGTCCAAGTGA